CGATGCCGAGAATCACGCGCCCAGGAAAGAGGCACCCGAGGGTGGCGAATGCCTGCGCGATGACCGCGGGATGATATCGGAACGTCGGCGTCAGCACGCTGGTACCGATCACGATGTGCTCAGTCGACGCGCCGAGCACGCCGAGCCAGGGCAGCGCGGCAGGTGCATGCCCGCCGTCGTGCCGCCATGGTTGCAGATGGTCGCTGGTGAACACCGAATCGAAGCCGATCTTCTCCGCGAGCACCGAGTACTTCAGGAGTTCGGTCGGCCCGAACTGCTCCGCCGAAGCCTTGTAACCGAATCTGAGCATGTTCGTCCCGCCTTTCAATCGTTACCCGTCGCGGTGCTGCCGGTCGAGCTCCGGCTTGTCACCGACCACGAAGGCGGACGTCGATCCGCGAACGACGCCATCCCCTCGACCGCCTCCGCGCTGGTGAACAACGCTGCCGATTCCCGCGTCGACGCCCGGATTGCCGCCGCCATGTCGATCTCATGTGCGGCCCGGAACAGCTGTTTGGTGCGCGCCTGTGCTCGTGGCGCGGCCGCGGTCAACCGTGCCACCGCTTCCCGCATCCCTGTGCTCCTCGGTGCATCGTCGATCGCTGTGACGAGCCCGAGCCGATGCGCGACGTCGGTTCCGAAGGTGTCACCGGAAAGCAACAACGGCAGGATTCCCGGTTGCGCTATCACCGGCAGCGTGACCGCCATGACCAGGGCGGGCGCCACCCCGACCCTCACCTCCGAGTATGCGAAGGTCGAGTCGGCGGAGGCGATGACGACGTCGGCGCACGCCAGCATGCCCATGCCGCCTCCGCGAACGGCACCGTCGACCGCGATGACGAGCGGCTTCGGATAGTTCCAGAGCGCCAAGAATAGTTCGCCGAGAAGGCGCGAATGCGAATCGTCATCGGGGCCGAGTGCACGACGTTCCCGCAGGTCGACGCCTGAGCAGAACGTCGTTCCGGTGTGGCTGAGCACGATTCCTCGGGAATCCCCTGCAGCACTGACTTCGACACTCTGCGCAATTTGTGAGAGAAGCTGCAGCGACAGGGCGTTCCGATTCGCGTCGGACGCCAGCACGAGCGCGTCGAATCCACCGTAACGTTCCGACTGCAACACCTCGGTCATCGCCGGCTCTCCCCGGGGATGATCGCGCCGTCCGCACTGTAATCGTAGAAGCCGTGACCGGTCTTCTTGCCGAGACGGCCCTCCGCCACCAGTTTTTCGAGTATTTTCGGCGCAGCGTACTGCGGCAGGTCCGATCGTTCGCGCATGCTGCGTAGGTTGTTCAACCGTGCGTCCAGCCCAACCAGATCCGCCAGCTCAAGCGGACCCATCGGATGCCCATAGCCCAGCCGCA
The Rathayibacter sp. SW19 DNA segment above includes these coding regions:
- a CDS encoding enoyl-CoA hydratase-related protein, with the protein product MTEVLQSERYGGFDALVLASDANRNALSLQLLSQIAQSVEVSAAGDSRGIVLSHTGTTFCSGVDLRERRALGPDDDSHSRLLGELFLALWNYPKPLVIAVDGAVRGGGMGMLACADVVIASADSTFAYSEVRVGVAPALVMAVTLPVIAQPGILPLLLSGDTFGTDVAHRLGLVTAIDDAPRSTGMREAVARLTAAAPRAQARTKQLFRAAHEIDMAAAIRASTRESAALFTSAEAVEGMASFADRRPPSWSVTSRSSTGSTATGND